The Cicer arietinum cultivar CDC Frontier isolate Library 1 chromosome 1, Cicar.CDCFrontier_v2.0, whole genome shotgun sequence genome contains the following window.
gatacaaaatatattaaccCAATCTACTAATGGTCTCCTAAAAACAAATGATATTCGTTGATTCAAATAGTAGAATATATTTATGTgatacaaattcaaattttctaaaAGTATAAACAATGAAGCTGCGAACAAACTCACCACAACTAAGTTAATATCGTAAAACGACAACATAACACAAAACAACAACACACctacaaatatgacaaaattcaaGTGTCCAAAATAACTATGCCTTCAAATCTATAACATTGACTACACcaaaatcattaataaaaaaatgtatggaTCCCAGCTACTCTGTCAATATGAACCAAAAAGAACACCGCACAAAGacgcacaaaaaaataaatcgaACCAATATGGAAAAACCATGAAATAGTaatatcaatcacaagaaacgagatttgaattttgatccctttttaactttttaattcatgcacttaattttaattaactcaGAAACAATCttggttaaaataaaattaatctccAGAACATTATGGATGTGttagtttaaataaaatagttcaaTTTATAAACATGTGAAATGTGATTTATAAGTGCAAGATAAATATTAAGAAGATCACACAATGATGTATCAGGGTTCACTCAAGGTGGGCTATATCTAGTCCTCGCATCCTCATAATCTATAAGATTTTCCCTATTATGTTCAACATCAGAATGTTATGTTTTGCACTATCTTTCTTTACCAcaccttgatcaattacaacATTCACATTGAAAGGAATTTCAGTAGTCACATTTCAGTCCAGAAAGAATTTTTACAAGTACATTTCAAactagaaaggatttttacaatacacaatctaacataaaagatacaCTTGAGTTACAAAATGATGTATATGATAAAAAGTATTTCAGATCTAAGAATTCTCAActctttgtttgagattgattaacaaaaaaaactcaatatGATGACCCACAAATATAGTGAGATAACTGGAGTTTAACTTGAGAGAAGAGCTTTGAAACTTGAGCTTAATTGATCAAGTGTAGATTGATTACTTTGAAAAACTCTTATATTTTTCTTCTGATTGATATGCGTTTTATAGACGAGGATAGGCTTGAATATCAGTCTTAACTGAATATAGTCGTTGACCCTTAATACCAAGTGTCTatcttgttttctttgtttgcaGTAACACATTCTTGATCAACCTATAATGTTCTTCCTTGAACTGAAGGTAACATGAGCGATAGTGATTATGAGTTGTCAAAGAACAGTTGGGACAATGTAAATTCAGAAGCATGCTCAACTGATGCAGTAACACTGACAATGAAGTGTACTTGTGTACTTCCGTCTTTTCTTCCAGTTCATCAATTTCAATGTGTGTTTATGCATGTGAGCCTTCAATATTTGTCTCTTTTTAATGCCCATTTATTTTGGACGGTCCATGTGCAAAATTTTCATTATGAACATGCATTTGGATTTTCCAAAAtgattcattttgtttttatctttattaaGACAACTAATTGTTCTTCTTATTATTCTATCATCAATTAAATGTTGGCAGTCCTTTGAGGAATATTCTAAATCACTTAGTCTTTACAAAAATGAGTTTTTTGTCTTGTTATgcgtgttgagacaaaatctctctcaaatattttaatgataacaaaattgtttCAAAGATTGTGAGTATGTGTGTTATCTAatatgtgctcttgagtgtatcgAATTTAGAAAACAGGTTCTTCACCTTCTTGATCAGATGAAGTGTTTTTACACATTTTTATATATCTTCTACGTTAGAGGAAAAACAAAGTGGAGGATGAAATTATGACCTCTATGACAGATGATAATCAATTCTAAGAGATGATGAATTTATGTCAGATGATACACAATGCTGAAAAGATTATGAGTTTATGTCAAAGGATAAACAAAGTAGGAAAGATGATGAACTCCTATTTTCTATTCATCGTCGTACATGggaaaataagtaaatgaacCAAAGTACAAAAAGTGATGTCATTGACTAAAAAGGCAAGACACTACAATTGTTGGAAAAAAAGTCAAAACGCACAAGTCACCTCAGAATTAATGGAAGCTTCATCCTCTTATACGTGGATGGACTAAAACACTCATCGTCCTAAGTTTCTTCTAACAGTGACAACTGAagggcatatttacaattccaAATAAAGACCATGGGCAATCATCTAAATCTCTAACCAATACTTTGTACTTCTCTTCATATTTGAAGCATTATCACCTCCATAAATTTAGATGAACTCATCTTCATCAAATACAACAAAATTTCATACAAAATAGAAAGATAAAAGATGTGAAGAACAAACTCATCCTCTCAGAATACTTTCTACTATTCTTAAGCATATCTTTGAAATCATCCTCTTAGAAAGTTTATCTTAGTGAAAGAATCATACTAGTATCAAAACTCTCAAAAACCTATATATCCTCAAGTTAATATTAACTTGTCGATAGTTGTAAAACAAAAAgagaatttttttatgtaaGCATGTTGAGGCTAAGAAAATACATACTGAAAAGAATCCATTTATATGACAAGTCTTTTTAAATCATATTGAaacctcacaaattagtgaggACTGAACGTAACCTATTttgggtgaactagtataaatttGAGTGTGTcattttttatactatattcACTTTATTTTGTCTAACTCTCATTTCAGTTTCAAACTTATATCCTCTAACATCTATCAACTATCCTCACACAAGGatacaattttaaaagataaagaaaattaaataaaagtacaatatctctattcaacccccttctagtgatattttagctacTTTAATGTGcatgatataaaatcaaaattgatgATGAAATCTTTCTTGATTTCTTTGAAAATTACCACATGATTTTTGCATTAATATGTTTGCTTGTGATTGATTTtctatctttaaataaattactcaaaaatataagttaataatataattagaattataattaacaaatttaattaaatatttgattattttaaaaatatttaattaagaattttGCCTCAATAAACCAAAAAGCATCGATCTCAGACGATgaaatcacaacaacaaaaatgaaagaaaaactaaatttgtGTATAAGCTACTTATTCAcgtaaattaaaagaaaaagacaatATGAAAAGGTGATTCTAAACCCAAAAAATGAACATAAATCACCGTTTGGGAGAGGGGGCTTGTAAATGGTTGGCAAAATTTCTCACTTTATTAGTCGGTCTTTCTTTTATTTCCTATGTTTatcgacaaaaaaaaaaatttaatcacgAACCTTTTAGAGTTCTTTGGTATAAAtgaaatttgttataaaattaaccaaaaCTAAAGgtaaataaagtataaaatgaTGAACACAAGGGATAAGAAATAATAAAGAAGATATAATATGAGATAATTGTAGTGTATTCATCAAGGTGCATTTTTACAAAATCACACGAGTCTTATTTATAGGATACAAAACCTATAACTTACAATCATTTGAATAGTCTAACCATGACATGTCATTAACATTCCACTAACATTAAAGGTTCCACTATCGTTAAGGATTAAGACTTTAACTCTAGGAAATTGTAAGAGAAATCCATcaagtattttaattatttataacactTTCCCTTGGATGTCTATTAAGGACACACCTCATTAAAACCTTACTATAAATTGTTTTCTTCTATCATAACCATGATCAAATTTTGTAATTACCATAAAAAATCTTAACTTAGTTGCCTAATGACAAATCCAAGTCATTAAATCATCTcaacaattatatttattattagtaataaagTTTATCCCAACATCAATGTCAATCACAACTGGCTCTGCAATATATTTCTTCTGTTGCAAGCTCAAGTTTGGGTTTAGTTGCATGCTCAAGTTTCAAATCAGGTGACATCGAATGTTTGAACTCAACTTCAAACTCAACGATAATTAACTAAAAACATTTAACATGAATTAAAACTTAATTATGCGGTAAACAAACCATTCTAGAATGCATTAACAACTACCGGATGCATGGATCTGATAGTGGTAAGTTCTTAAAAACACACTACTAGATCATAGAGTCCGATACGACTCaatacaaaacttcaaaaactTTAACAACCAAAATGATAATTAGGAGGATTTTAGAGTTATGTTACATATGCAATTAAGAAAAATAGAGTTGATGGTGCCAATGGATAGAATAATAGGATTTTTGAACTCAAAAAACGCAAAAATAGGTGAATGATTTGAGATTGAGTgttaatgaataaatatttgatgGGAAGACTGAAATGCCTTATGTATTTGTGTCTAACGAATGCCATAATTTGATAGCTACGCATTTCGAGAATTTACCTACTCAAAAGTTGAGATCCGATAAAGGATAAACTAGGAAAATTGAGAGACCTATAGGGAACAATGGGGGATGAATGAACAACTCTCATTCATACGCCTATTTGAACTCTACctttatatatttaaactttcattatattttatacttttttttttaccaatggAGACTATTAAAAAAGTAAGAGATTAAGttgttttagtttaatattttttatgtactaaaagttatctttattatttttttatggtgCATTTGCGAGTTAGTTCTTAGAAGGGAGAATATTGAAAGgctaaatcaatattttttatatgcatatttaaaaaaaaataattaaaagaacaaCATTATgtagagattaaaaattatctttatttttcaaaactatattgactttaacaatttttttatagagattaagttttcaatatttaaaataatattgtttcaTAAAACTCACACATTGAATTATTTGCTTtatgagaatattttttattttaattttttaaaatatgccTTTATTATACTTTGATATACTTTGATGGAAGATTCTTGAAACAAATCATTttcttgaatataaaataaaatgttaattaattgtattttataaaaatatagacaattatttactttaaaagtCTCTTACTTcattatttaagaaataaaattattacaacttaaaagaaatgaaataataaaatattttcacatagtaAATGCTCTTAATGTTTTCTCCCAATATTTTGgtgggttaaatatattttaaattctataaaattttaatatttcatatttagtccatatacaataaaaatacaattttagtccatataaaattatcatatatattattttagtctttgcagataagttaatatatatttttgaattaatttttattaacaacattaaaaaaatttcttcgcacaaaatgacttaaaatttaatttttaaatttatattttagttacttttattttaatttaaaaaataatatttaattaattaaaatttaaaattctaaatttttgcataattttttttataatatttgaaacatgttttcaaaaactcatttaattttttaaattaaatagcaattaaatatatttcattttaatataaattaaaacaatttattaaattattttgaaaattaaaaattatatttttattgtattgaaattaaaattaaaaaatattgaaattttatatagattagaagatatttaatactattttgGTGAAAGAAAAGCACAGTATTGCAAATCACAGGAGCCAAATCCGCGTTCACGCCTTCTTCTCCTTAACCACAGTACCGATTTTTCGTTattatttctctctctctctctctctctctctctctctttttataatatattaatcccaagaaaaaaaaaatcttacacACTGCACTAATCCCAATTTATTTTCACTAatcctattttatttataatctaatttgatattttatatattgtatatCATCATACTCCAAATTCCAAATCTGCAGTTCACTAGATTAGATTCGGGTCCTTATCCCCGAGATCCAACAAACCCTAACTACAAGGAGCAGGTTCACGAATCCAGAACCCAAAATTGGTCAGCATTTTCTGAACTAATTAACCCCCTTTTTCTTCATCTCTTGCAATTCATTTCAATTGCTTCACTCCTTTTCATTTTCTCAATCCAATTTCTTTTTTCTCCCCTAAAGTTgctttattactattattaattagaTAGTTCTGTTTGTGTATTAAAGTTCCTGAAAGTTTGTTCCGGTTAGGTTTTGTTTTCGAGGAGGTGTGTTTTGAGACTTTGTGAATATAATTCTTTTGATTTCAGAATCTAGTCAAAGAAGTTGGAAATTCTTGCTATTATGTATGTAGATGTGTGACTTTATTTCATAGGGTAATTGAAAATTTCCTAAATGAATGCCATCTTTTGCTCTAGCTttgctagttttttttttttttttgcttagcTCTTGTTGGTTTAGGTTAgaatctaaaattaaataagattataattttgtaacaacaaaaataaatgagaAGTATTTGGTTTTATGGTTAGGTGAAAATTCTCCTTGGTGCTAGAATAACATGTTTAAGTGGTGCTCTTTACCTTCTAATTTTGAAACATGAGCATCTGTGATTTCTAGGTTATATAATttgatgtttattttaattcacTTGATGAATTTAATCAACTCATTTCAGTCATTCCTTTATGAAATAGATATCGAGTATCAAGTGCTGAACGGTGTCAGGGAACATGGCTCAATACCACGGGGATGAAATGGAGTACGTTGCAGATGATAATGAAATGGTAGAGGTAGAAGATGATATGTATTTCCGTGGAAGAGCATTTGGTGAAACTGATTCTGATGACGACGATGACGATGAATATGACCTTTTGGTTTGTTTTGAGTCTTTAGCTAAGCCTTTGTTACCATTTGAATTTGAGAGTTTCATTTTGACGGGATGTTTGTTCATTTCGGCTGTGAAGCCTTTTTAGGATGTTATGTGTATATTATTTCTGCCCTCTAGTTTGTCTCCTTATTTGTAGGATGACTCAAGTTTACATGATTAATATTTACTACCACACGGTCATTGACATAATCTTCCCTGTTGCTTGAATTTTTCTTGGGGTGGGGCTTTGGGTTGCGCCTTAACAGGAAAACCAAATAACAGATACCATTGCAGCTGAAGCTAGGAGGGGAAAGGATATTCAAGGTATACCTTGGGATAGACTGAGCATTAGTCGTGAGAAATATAGACAAACAAGACTAGAGCAGtacaaaaattatgaaaatataccACAATCAGGGGAACTGGCAGAGAAGGTAAATATGTCTTGCTTAGAGCTTGGATGCATTTGAGTAAAGATTTGGAGAATATATTTTTGACCCtatacttttttttctctcatcaACAGGAATGCAAAGCAACACATAAAGGGGGAATGTACTATGATTTCTGGCAAAACACTAGATCCGTGAAGTCAACAATACTTCATTTCCAAGTATGTTAATTCCTAATTCTTtgccttttaattttaatcatgtGAGGATGTGATAGGATTTGTTTGGTCAAATATCATAGTCACAGAATTCGCTACAGTCCCCACGGAACTGGTAATTGGTTCGTGCGTACCGGGCCGCGGTACTCTCCGTTTCTCGGATTGCTTGGTCGAAATTTGTGCTTAATTCACAGAAATCCGCGTACCAGAAAGGCAAGACAATCCTCAATTTAATTGAGCTTATAAGTAGCTCAATAACtggtaataaaattaatatttataatacaagtgctattcACTTGATATTAGTGAAATACCACTTACCACCGTCCCTACAAGTGCATTGCACATTGTTGTACTCCAGAACCCTGTGCTGCACTGCTTATTTATAGCTGACTAACCTCTCTATGGTTGCCAAACTTCGGATGTGGGGCTTCTGCCTACTCTCTATGTTCGACAAGCCTTTTCTCTTCGTGATAACAGATGACTAGAtcctattaaaaaataacagaTACATAAATACTCAAATAACAAAAgaatttatttcaaaaagaGGGAATTAATTTCTAAAACTATGATTGTCaaagttaatttttattgatgaaattaaaattattatcatttattttgttgttttttaactaaataaatctTTTCGATCATATGGTACCAATTAATATATTAGAACGTACCATGAACCAAAATAGAGTACCTTCTATGTATACCCCCACACGTACCTAATACTTTGATGGTTGCATTCCGCGTACACGAACCTGTACCACGTAATGAAGAGAATTGCAAAACATGTGCTTGCATGTACACCTGTGTGATGGCTGATAAGTTGTTTTGTTATGTGGGAATAATATAggttaatgttttttaaagtagttaccacatttaattaatattagtctaaaaaccttaatttataatttgcaGTTGAGAAACTTAGTCTGGTCGACATCAAAACATGATGTATATCTTGTTGCACATTACTCAATTGTTCACTGGTCTTCATTAAGTTCTAAGAGATCTGAAGTCTTGAATGTATCGGGGCATGTAGCTCCATGTGAGGTAATAATAACTTCtgcattgttttgttgttaAAGTATCACTTAGAAGAAACATATGAAATTTGAAAAGTGTATTGCTAACAGAAACACCCTGGAAGCCTCTTGGAGGGTTTTACTCAAACACAAATTAGTACACTCGCTGTACGTGATAACTTGTTGATTGCTGGAGGGTTTCAAGGAGAACTTATTTGCAAGGTATTTCCTTTGtacttataattttattctctGCAGTTATTGTAATACTCTGCTTACTATTTAATGACTAAAGCTACAACTTTACCACTTTTCTTTTTGATATGCAATCTCAGATATATCATtcataaaattacaatttccCCCTACTTTTGTTGCACAAATTGGGGTTTTGATTTTGTCCTGAATTATTATGTTGTATACTATAGATGTTCACCTTTGTTTTTGAGATGAGGTTTAGCTTATTTCTTCATATGATTAGTAGAAATATTACTGATTAAAAATGGAAATAATTTGGATCTATCTGTATTTTGTTTAGTTATCTTTGATCTTCCAAATCGATGTATTTGTCTATATTTTCCTATTATTTGATGACACATACATGATGTCTCACAGTACTTAGATCGACCCGGGGTTAGCTTTTGTTCCCGAACGACTTATGAGGACAATGCGATCACAAATGCTGTTGAGATTTATGAGCATCCCAggtctttcttttattttcttatatctTTGTGTCTTAAATTGTTGATAAGATGGTGGTAATCACTAGTCACAACACTCAAGGATGGTTGTATACTGCATACTAACAATCAATTCATTTAACAGTGGAGCTGTTCACTTCATGGCTTCAAACAATGATGGTGGAATTAGAAACTTTGATATGGAGAGATTTCAGCTTACGAAGCATTCATGCTTTCCATGGCCAGTAAATGTAAGCCATTCTACTTGATTTTCTGTGTTCGAAATAATAGGTATAAAGTTATTACAAGAAAGGATCCAGGATATTTTGCACATTTGGAATTGTCACAATTTGGCTAGTTCACACTGCTTTAGAACTACAATTGAATGAGAAGATTGAAAGAacaacataattattttttgaaaaaagtgaATTCTTGATTACCACACAATTTGAACAACATAATTATTGTTTTGCCAAGTGCTCGTCTAGTGTTTTGATTATAGCATTCTGATTGTTGGGCTCTCTTGAAGTGTCTGGGAATTAAAATATTGCAAATTGACTTAAAAAGTTAAACAATGTTATAATTCCGATAGAAAAGAAACTGATTGAAATGCATTGAGCAAAAAGAATTTTGAGCTAGTTACAACTAAACCAAGGTGCAACTATTTATTAAGTTAGTGCTTTTGGCCGCCAACTAATAAAATAACTGTAACCACTGAAAGTAGTTTGGTTAGTTACTGAAGGGGAAGGTTCTAGAATATAACAGTACACGAGTGAAAGATAGGTCTTTAGTTAGGCTAAAGCTGTGATGCATGTTTTAAACAAAAGCCGACTTTGATAATTTTGTTTGCCAAACAGAAATAACATCTTACTCTTCCTTGAAATTTAGTTTCTTCTATGAAGAATTTACAGAAATTTAGATTTTGGAACCTTGTTAGTGTTcttttttttctgttttctaTGATTTTGATAGGGTTTGGATCTTCTCCGCCAACACTCTATCTCATGAGTTCTTCTTCTCTCTTACTTTTTATCTCTccatattttttctctctctatctCCTTCCATTTGGTGGAGAGGACCCAGTTCAGTTTTGATAACACACTCCTTTTATGTACTGGCGGGCTGGCTACCAGTCAAGGgacattatttttggaataTTTTCACCATTTTGTAGCTGGAATTTGTtgttgtaaaatatatttatactcTAGGTACTGGAATGTTGAATATCCTTTTTCAATTAATTGGATAGGGGGAAAAGTGAGTGTATTCACGTGTGTGTCTGTTGAAACTTAGATGGACAGTTTTGGATTAGATAGCCACATTAAGATTTATGTATTTACTATGGAATTGAGAATCCCTCAATTGGTGTTATTTTTCATCTTTCTTGaaaccttagattcatttttgaAGTATTGAACATGTGTGCGTAAAGGAGGAAATTCTAGGGCATGTTTGGGTTGAGaatgttttcaattttcattttatattttcacttttaatgataaaaatgtcTCTTGTTTCTACTTTATTTCCTTCCTACAAATGCTAGCATTGGAAGATATGATAATAATTGGTGTCATTTTTGTGTGT
Protein-coding sequences here:
- the LOC101506996 gene encoding uncharacterized WD repeat-containing protein C2A9.03-like — encoded protein: MAQYHGDEMEYVADDNEMVEVEDDMYFRGRAFGETDSDDDDDDEYDLLENQITDTIAAEARRGKDIQGIPWDRLSISREKYRQTRLEQYKNYENIPQSGELAEKECKATHKGGMYYDFWQNTRSVKSTILHFQLRNLVWSTSKHDVYLVAHYSIVHWSSLSSKRSEVLNVSGHVAPCEKHPGSLLEGFTQTQISTLAVRDNLLIAGGFQGELICKYLDRPGVSFCSRTTYEDNAITNAVEIYEHPSGAVHFMASNNDGGIRNFDMERFQLTKHSCFPWPVNHTSLSPNGKLVVIVGDNPDGLLVDSQTGKTISPLCGHLDYSFASAWHPNGCIFATGNQDKTCRIWDVRNLSKSVAVLKGNLGAIRSIRFTSDGQYMAMAEPADFVHVYDAKKGFEKEQEIDFFGEVSGVSFSPDTESLFIGVWDRTYGSLLQFNRRRNYMYLDYL